The following proteins are co-located in the Elusimicrobiota bacterium genome:
- a CDS encoding family 10 glycosylhydrolase, with amino-acid sequence MRIKLLTLFIICLIFTFITITVISADDIPLSSLPILQSTQPVTEITSTVVESRGIWIDNSSLMRDLKLSTPPVDSQKVVDNIAVRISTANFNQVFLETMNNGYSIFVSTQIKQWAELEGTDYLTTFIDEFHKQGIEVHAWLWVFMMGTRDKGGLLKTHPDWVMVDKTGNPQSKPHYWACPSRQDVRDYLISLYREIITKYDIDGLHLDYLRYPEDKEPYYCYCDNCVYEFKNKYGINPREISPEDTVNWTKWCQWREELITSFVKRVRDEVLPLRPGIQLSAAVAGAYLYEITMNYRQQKWMKWIDRQYLDFVTPMTYDSITSSFRNNVKQLSGMVDNRTFMYPGIGFYAYPNDTQKLVDQILATRELGLYGQTLFAYYYLTDEHISALNTGPYKVKAVTLHSNPLLTAGKVVSLEIIPALGLMYEDSISVNDKSVISTAIEGFESIGSWLTRYDAVLDIDDISNKIEDTAAPLFNVLIDTSSVSVDNKIRDNINKLDVILKYAKFNRKITDVPGKIIDWGIVPECYTVYTSTPPVIDGIPNDDTWKGLTPAASGFKLNLGDGTPSNDTLVYTVYNDTALYFLFNCIEDDISNLKTTAMERDSMVFFDDSIELFVDTTTTRRQYIHLVMNSIGTKFDQQNMNGAESFNGQWSVRCSTSTGSWYAEVIIPYTDLGLSATPTAGRRVAINFARSRYVRNKDKGTDEYSAWSCPYGSFHNPKRFGTLVFK; translated from the coding sequence ATGCGGATCAAGTTACTAACTCTGTTCATTATTTGCCTGATTTTTACTTTTATCACTATAACAGTGATCTCAGCAGATGATATCCCCCTGTCATCACTACCAATCCTGCAGTCAACTCAACCTGTTACGGAGATAACATCAACGGTAGTAGAATCCCGCGGAATCTGGATAGATAACTCAAGCTTAATGCGTGATTTAAAGTTAAGCACTCCGCCAGTGGACTCACAAAAAGTTGTAGATAACATCGCAGTGCGTATCTCAACCGCTAATTTCAACCAAGTATTCCTTGAGACAATGAATAACGGGTACTCAATATTTGTATCCACACAGATCAAGCAATGGGCGGAACTCGAGGGAACGGATTACCTCACTACGTTTATAGACGAGTTTCATAAACAAGGAATCGAAGTCCACGCGTGGCTCTGGGTATTTATGATGGGCACGCGTGACAAAGGCGGATTACTAAAAACTCATCCTGACTGGGTGATGGTAGACAAAACCGGAAACCCTCAATCAAAACCTCATTACTGGGCATGTCCGTCGCGACAGGACGTACGTGATTACCTAATATCATTATACCGCGAGATTATCACGAAATACGATATTGACGGATTGCATCTTGACTACCTGCGGTATCCTGAAGACAAGGAACCGTATTATTGTTACTGCGACAACTGCGTTTATGAGTTTAAAAATAAGTATGGCATTAACCCCCGCGAGATATCTCCTGAGGATACCGTTAACTGGACGAAATGGTGCCAGTGGAGGGAAGAACTGATAACAAGTTTCGTTAAACGCGTCCGTGATGAAGTGCTACCGTTACGGCCGGGAATACAATTATCCGCAGCGGTAGCCGGTGCGTATCTTTATGAAATAACGATGAATTACCGCCAACAAAAATGGATGAAATGGATTGACCGGCAATACCTTGATTTTGTCACCCCGATGACTTACGACAGTATTACTTCATCATTCAGGAATAATGTTAAACAACTAAGCGGGATGGTGGATAACCGCACATTTATGTATCCCGGGATAGGGTTTTATGCATACCCTAATGACACGCAAAAGCTTGTGGATCAAATACTTGCCACACGCGAGCTTGGATTATACGGGCAAACACTATTCGCGTACTATTATTTAACTGACGAGCATATCAGTGCGTTGAATACCGGGCCGTACAAAGTTAAGGCGGTAACTTTGCATTCAAATCCGTTACTCACTGCAGGGAAAGTTGTAAGTTTAGAAATTATCCCCGCGCTGGGATTGATGTATGAAGACTCGATCAGTGTTAACGACAAAAGCGTTATTTCTACAGCAATAGAAGGGTTTGAATCTATCGGTTCCTGGCTTACCCGCTATGACGCTGTGTTAGATATAGATGATATCAGTAACAAAATTGAGGATACTGCAGCGCCGTTATTCAACGTTCTAATAGACACCTCTTCAGTATCAGTTGACAACAAAATACGCGACAATATCAATAAACTTGACGTTATCCTAAAATACGCAAAGTTTAACCGAAAAATCACGGATGTACCCGGTAAGATAATTGATTGGGGTATTGTACCGGAATGCTATACAGTTTATACATCAACCCCGCCGGTGATTGATGGTATCCCAAACGACGATACGTGGAAAGGTTTAACCCCCGCTGCGTCTGGGTTCAAACTAAACCTCGGGGATGGCACACCTAGTAATGATACGTTGGTTTATACAGTTTATAATGATACAGCACTATATTTTCTCTTCAACTGCATTGAGGATGATATCAGCAACCTCAAAACTACAGCTATGGAACGTGACAGCATGGTTTTCTTTGATGATTCTATAGAACTTTTTGTTGATACAACAACAACCCGCAGGCAGTATATCCATCTTGTAATGAACTCTATCGGCACAAAGTTTGACCAGCAAAACATGAATGGCGCGGAATCGTTCAATGGACAATGGAGTGTAAGATGTTCCACATCAACCGGCAGCTGGTATGCCGAAGTTATTATACCGTACACGGATTTAGGGTTATCCGCAACACCAACAGCTGGAAGAAGAGTTGCTATTAACTTCGCAAGAAGTAGGTATGTGCGTAACAAGGACAAAGGCACTGACGAATACTCAGCGTGGTCCTGCCCATATGGCAGTTTTCATAACCCCAAACGTTTTGGTACGCTGGTATTCAAATAA
- a CDS encoding DegT/DnrJ/EryC1/StrS family aminotransferase, with protein MVEKLARDGGTPVRQKPVPPRILIGKEEKLAVDALFYKAMLSGGAFDRYGKLTDVDLYEQEYAAFYGVKYATAVSAGTAAVHTAIAALRLEPGDEIITSPITDPGTVMPITLCMCIPVFADLDYATVNMSAESIEKCITEKTKAVIVVHLAGQPCDMDAIMKVAKKHNLVVIEDCAQAHAAKYKGKYVGSIGDMGCYSLMSGKHTTSGGQGGMVITNNEEYYWNAKRFADRGKPFNSTEGTNLFAGVNYRVTELESAVGREQLKKTESIAQKRRGFASALAKKLETTKAFRLWKSTDGAEPNPWFCFVHCDAAVLGAKHEDIAVAVAKEGVSVGAHYVRPIYEQKWMKERLVFGTSKLPWSLPNARKIDYTDSCPVALKTINEHMTMYMHECWTNDDVEITYQAFKKVEEYYLSIKK; from the coding sequence ATGGTAGAAAAGTTGGCAAGAGACGGCGGGACACCGGTCCGGCAGAAACCCGTTCCCCCGAGAATATTGATTGGAAAAGAAGAAAAACTTGCAGTAGACGCTTTGTTTTATAAAGCGATGCTATCCGGCGGCGCGTTTGACCGTTACGGAAAGCTTACGGATGTCGATCTTTATGAACAGGAATACGCTGCGTTTTACGGCGTAAAATATGCAACAGCGGTAAGCGCAGGTACCGCAGCAGTACACACAGCAATCGCGGCATTACGGCTCGAACCAGGTGATGAAATTATCACATCACCGATTACCGATCCCGGCACTGTTATGCCGATAACGTTATGTATGTGTATCCCAGTATTTGCCGACCTTGATTATGCCACCGTAAATATGTCCGCTGAAAGTATCGAGAAGTGTATCACTGAGAAAACAAAAGCCGTGATCGTTGTCCACCTTGCGGGCCAGCCGTGCGATATGGACGCTATTATGAAAGTCGCAAAAAAACATAACCTCGTTGTTATTGAAGACTGTGCGCAAGCGCATGCAGCTAAGTATAAAGGTAAATACGTAGGTTCAATCGGCGATATGGGCTGCTACAGCCTTATGAGCGGTAAACATACTACCTCAGGCGGGCAAGGCGGGATGGTTATCACCAATAACGAAGAATATTATTGGAATGCCAAAAGATTCGCTGACCGCGGGAAACCGTTTAATTCAACAGAAGGAACAAATTTATTTGCCGGGGTAAACTATCGAGTAACCGAACTTGAATCCGCAGTTGGGCGTGAACAGCTGAAAAAAACTGAATCTATCGCGCAGAAACGCCGCGGGTTTGCCAGCGCGTTAGCTAAGAAGCTTGAAACTACGAAAGCATTCCGGTTATGGAAATCTACGGACGGTGCGGAACCCAATCCATGGTTCTGTTTTGTCCACTGCGACGCTGCGGTACTCGGAGCGAAACATGAAGACATCGCAGTTGCTGTTGCTAAGGAAGGCGTATCTGTTGGCGCGCATTACGTCCGGCCGATATACGAACAAAAATGGATGAAGGAACGATTAGTGTTCGGTACATCGAAACTTCCATGGTCATTACCAAACGCAAGGAAGATTGATTACACAGACTCATGTCCCGTAGCATTAAAGACGATAAATGAACATATGACAATGTATATGCACGAATGCTGGACGAATGACGATGTTGAGATTACATACCAAGCGTTTAAGAAAGTGGAAGAATATTACCTCTCGATCAAGAAGTAG
- a CDS encoding DUF3604 domain-containing protein — translation MKTYLPLRLPKDILFGEVKPKVVIAGEKVDWQFRVVLPQGISGKQKIVFLIGGTRWQSGYWQTRPQMNNSVADGYLYAKVNDTVNLEAISTEHPLRIEFKIPQAGIPSGAKLEISWKKANALPFTLKNCYFLLVVVGTEENKHHKQIQWLLNNGFMKTAFLVDIVGGKRAALCPLVPADVVADKPFNFIVRVEDQLGNTSSGLPEEIIVKAEGITQVVKVTQEAVNPGGAVMVNNFVLTTLGTTRIEVSEPKTGLAGISNPVVVTKTEPEQKLFWGLIHEHTEMSDGLGTLETCYNNFRYADALDFGATSDHDHKYETNDELWSLIQNSAKVFNNPGEFVSFLGYEWAKWRRNGDGDRNVYYLKDNRPMYRSETGEYDNPNKLFAALKNEDAIVIPHHSAHDGNYCDWKDHDPEKERLVEIYSVWGNSELATEQGNTYPGGAPSRMSPNRPENSVIHGENPLGFVQRGLTLGWRIGFTAGGDMHCAHPGSNVRKGFPPYNFKPGLLGVWAKEKTRESIFHALWSRRCYATTSARIRVDYTINGYPMGSEIVLTESKGMNNGRIVEINVNGTSIINKVEILRNNVVIRSIDGNSQQDLVVKFEDNELLDKLWLPPARWSKEPFIFYYVRIHQVDGEMAWASPVWVLNDR, via the coding sequence ATGAAAACCTATTTGCCTTTAAGATTACCGAAAGATATTTTGTTTGGTGAAGTAAAGCCAAAGGTTGTAATAGCAGGTGAGAAAGTTGACTGGCAGTTTCGCGTAGTATTACCGCAGGGTATTAGCGGGAAACAAAAAATTGTGTTCCTGATTGGCGGTACGCGTTGGCAATCAGGGTATTGGCAAACACGGCCGCAAATGAATAATTCTGTTGCTGATGGATATCTTTATGCGAAAGTTAATGATACAGTAAATCTTGAAGCCATATCTACGGAACATCCGTTGAGGATAGAGTTCAAAATCCCGCAAGCCGGTATTCCTTCGGGTGCGAAACTAGAAATATCGTGGAAGAAAGCAAACGCGTTGCCGTTTACTCTGAAGAACTGCTATTTTTTATTAGTTGTCGTTGGTACGGAAGAAAACAAGCATCATAAACAAATACAGTGGTTACTTAACAACGGGTTTATGAAAACCGCGTTTTTGGTTGATATAGTTGGGGGTAAGCGAGCGGCTCTATGCCCGTTGGTACCTGCGGATGTTGTTGCGGATAAGCCGTTCAATTTTATTGTGCGGGTAGAGGATCAATTAGGTAATACTTCGAGTGGTTTGCCTGAAGAGATTATAGTCAAAGCTGAAGGTATTACACAGGTAGTGAAGGTTACACAGGAGGCAGTAAATCCCGGAGGGGCGGTCATGGTCAATAATTTTGTGCTTACTACCCTGGGGACTACTAGAATTGAAGTCAGTGAGCCAAAGACTGGCCTTGCCGGTATAAGTAATCCTGTGGTGGTTACAAAAACTGAACCTGAACAAAAGTTGTTCTGGGGTTTGATACATGAACATACTGAAATGTCCGATGGGTTAGGGACGTTGGAGACGTGTTACAATAATTTTCGTTATGCTGATGCCTTGGATTTTGGTGCAACGTCCGATCATGATCATAAATATGAAACTAATGACGAGCTTTGGTCTCTAATACAAAACTCTGCTAAGGTGTTTAATAATCCAGGTGAATTTGTTTCCTTCCTTGGTTATGAATGGGCAAAATGGCGACGTAACGGCGATGGTGACCGCAATGTGTATTATCTCAAAGATAATAGGCCGATGTACCGTTCAGAAACAGGGGAGTATGATAATCCTAACAAACTATTCGCAGCCTTAAAAAATGAAGATGCTATTGTTATTCCTCACCATTCCGCGCATGACGGGAATTATTGTGACTGGAAAGACCACGACCCTGAAAAAGAAAGGTTAGTGGAGATATATTCTGTCTGGGGAAATTCGGAACTCGCGACTGAGCAAGGTAATACATATCCCGGCGGTGCGCCGTCAAGGATGTCGCCTAACCGTCCGGAGAACTCTGTAATCCACGGTGAGAACCCGTTAGGGTTTGTCCAACGGGGATTAACACTGGGATGGAGAATAGGGTTCACTGCCGGAGGGGATATGCACTGCGCGCATCCCGGTAGCAATGTCAGGAAAGGCTTCCCGCCATATAATTTTAAACCCGGCCTCCTGGGTGTATGGGCGAAAGAAAAAACTAGGGAGTCTATCTTCCACGCGTTGTGGTCACGCAGGTGTTACGCAACGACTAGTGCGAGGATAAGGGTGGATTATACAATTAACGGTTATCCCATGGGTAGTGAGATTGTGTTAACAGAATCTAAGGGTATGAATAATGGCAGGATTGTGGAGATTAATGTTAATGGCACTTCAATAATAAATAAAGTGGAAATACTGCGTAATAATGTTGTTATCCGTTCCATTGATGGAAACAGCCAGCAGGATTTGGTTGTAAAGTTTGAAGATAACGAATTATTGGACAAATTGTGGCTGCCACCGGCACGGTGGTCAAAAGAACCGTTTATCTTTTACTATGTTAGAATCCATCAGGTTGACGGAGAGATGGCATGGGCGTCACCTGTGTGGGTTTTAAATGATAGATAA